Below is a window of Oryza brachyantha chromosome 10, ObraRS2, whole genome shotgun sequence DNA.
ttgaccatttgtcttattcaaaaaattacataattattaattatttttatatcgttaaatatacttttatgcatatatataggtttaCCTATTGCacaaaagaatttgaataagacgaatggtcaaacgtatataaaaaaatcaacggcgtcaaatatttagagacggagggagtaattctATTACTAGGATTactaggaaaatatttttactatataaTCCTCTTTGGCCACGTCACCCCTCCTGACTTGGCAAAAGAAGTTGTCACGCCAAACTGGTTGGCATGACAGGCTTGTCACACCACCAACACTGGCATGAcaagacaatgctgccacGCTAACTATTCCGTGTGTGTAGGATTGTCTTGGCACGTCAGTGTTGGTGGCGTTATCAAAATGTTTATATggtgaaaatgtttttattcGAGGTTCAGtaataacattatttattcaaaagtttgaaaagtgaaaaaaaattcgcaAAGGTCCGTTGGCTGTCGACGTCGCTTCACATGTGGCTGTTGTGGTAGATTTATTGTGTAGAGTTTTTGCATGAATTCAGACTTCAAGTTGATCTTCTGTATAACGATTAACCGGCTTGCATGTAAATGGTGTCACTTGTGGTTGTGGGGTTACTACTGTACTCTAGGATTCAATCGTTATCCTTATTAATCTGAATGTAAGAACTTCAGAACTATTGGAATAAGTTTAGAACTATATATTATAGTTTAGCATCATTGCATCCATTGAGTATATACATATAACGTAACTACAACATCTTATAACTTTCTATTGTGTATGGAAAATCAAGCTAAAATCCCAgtcaaaaccaaaatataataagGGTTCCAAAATAGGGATTAGTGGGAAGCAAAGGATACATCTCCCACAGGCTTGGCTTCGAGTGAAGCCCATTTCCGTGGTTCTCTTCTTCtagctgggctgggctgggctgggctggctTCATGTTTGTCCCGGCCCAGATTAGCTCAACCTGTCCCTTGTTTTTCCTTCTCATTCCTTGTCCTTTTACCCATGCCTAACAATAGTTAAATGCTAATTAACAATGTTATTAATATGAATGACGTGCAGTCGATCAATGGTGGACAAGTGTGCAGTAACAGTACTAGTAATACTGTATACTGGGCAAAACTGAATATATATACCCACACCAGCCATACCGACCAATTTCAGATAAAAACGACCCAAGTTATTTTGGATTTTACTTacgcttataaactaaaatttaatttcaaccttaaatttagagttgacttttagttattttcatcgaagtttattttatatcagatcgctatgaacatgtgtataaataaattatttttcattttcaaatatgccgtttgacattttcttttaaaaaccaaaagctGACCCACAGATTAGTTTAGTTAGTCAAAAATTGTGGCTACAAAACGTACAACTCATCGACCAGGGAAGTGTTTTGACTTACGTAATGCTCATGTCTGCAATCGCTCATCCTAGTTGGTTCAcagcatttatatatatacacactagctagctagtaatttattaattgCTAGGCGTGCCCTGCTAATTGATAATATGCATGGTTTGTTGCAACTAATCTCTGTGATAGTATCGATCTGAGCTACTCCAATACGTGTACATGATAATCAAAGTtaaactacatatatatggtttCATTGGGAAAGAATTTAAGTTGTATTCTCCGATTGAACAGGAAAGTTGTCGGTTCACATCTCGAACATTTGATATAGACAAGTTGCATAGATTGATGCCAATAGATACCAACTTCATTCTCCATTACACGCAGCTGAAGAATATAATGAAGTTGTTGGATAACCTCTCAAATATAATGACACACTGGCCACCAGATTTTCgtccatatacatatatatgtataaaggaACCAAGTGGGTGACTgtgaagaaaaaaccaaacagtatatttgcaaacgaaaaataatttataaataaaactttttatatatgtattggtagcaatctaaaagccaaggctaaaaaataaacttccaTGAAAAACCGCAAAactaacttcaaatttaaggttaaaaatttaatttttggcatGCAAATATGAACAAAAGCAcaaagaggagggaggggggggggtgtaATTAGAAGTTACTGGCTTCTGACATGGAAGATACATAGATTGCACTTTACTTTTGGTCAAATTAGGAAGAATGTTCAGACGTAATCTGTATGCATATGAGATCaagatttttatgttttttcaccTAATAATCcatatttaaaatcaaatgtgGATTAGGTACATTGGATAAGGGGTATCATGGATCACAGGTCATCTGATGTGGCCAGTAGTTTGTCTAGAGATCGATGTGTGCACTACAAATAGCCAGCATGGCTCCTCCAGATCACTCCATCCCTTGTGTTCATTGGCTAATCCTGCTTATCACCACCCAATTCTTGTCTTGCACCTGTCTTAATCTGCACTAGTGTGATACATACACATACATCAACAAGCTAAGATTAAGATGGTACTGTTGAACACAGAAGAAGTTTGTTGCAACGATCATCAGGTGGATGTTGTTGCAGCAGCTTGTGACATGCTGGGAGAGAAGCAGCTTGTGAGGCAGGTGATATTGGAAGGGTTGGAGATTGAGGAGCCTCCAGTGGACGAGACAGAGGTTGCTGAGAAGAAGGCAGGGATAGCCAGGTTAATGGCAGGCTATGTTCAGCACCTCCAACATAGGTCTGCCTTCCATCTCGGTATGCCTCTCTTGCTattcacatataaaaattaaaaaagtgtAGCTAGATTCAACATTATCAGATATTAAACTTTTCTctgcacatataaaaatttgtaaataaagatTAGGATTGCCTTGGATTATGCAACAGATTTTGTTGTTCTTTGTTTCAGCAAATACGTATTGATTaattcacttatatttataggttATCCACTGAACTTGGACTACGACTTCAGCCCTCTTGCACCTTTTCTGAACTTTTCCCTGAATAATGCCGGTGACCCGTTTTGTAAGGTGAACAGCAGTGTTCACTCGAGACAATTTGAGGTAGCAGTATTGCATTGGTTTGCTGATTTCTGGGAGGTGCAAAGAGATGAGTACTGGGGGTACATCACCAGCGGTGGAACGGAAGGCAACTTATATGGCCTACTGCTTGGGTCAGTACTAATTCACTAATTTCATTTACATTTCTTACCATTTCAAAGGATAAATCAAGCTGAACACTTACTTTATCAGTGCAAAGCAGAATTTAATTCCATATGCTCcaacaaaatcaattaaaCTAGTGGCCAattagtaaaacttttatttagtCCATCTTTATTACTCTTGTGTTGGCTTGTTTGGAAACTAATGGTTGTGTTGTACTACAGGAGAGAGCTTTTTCCTGATGGGATCTTGTATGCTTCATATGATTCACATTACTCTGTCTTTAAGGCGGCTAAAATGTATAGAGTTAAGTGCATCAGGATTGCAACCACAGTTTCTGGAGAGATGAATTATGCAGACTTAAAATCCAGGCTACTACAGAACACCAACAGCCCAGCAATTATAAATGCCAATATTGGTTAGATTTTATATCCATTGTCAATCTAGTTGTTTTCACCAATCTATTCATGTTCTAGTAACACCAACATTGACTGATTatgctctgttttttttttttttgctgatctATAGGTACTACGTTCAAAGGTGCCGTAGATGATATTGACCAGATAATAAGCACACTTGAAAAATGTGGATTTCAAAATCGTTACTACATCCATTGTGATGGCGCTCTCTCCGGCATGATGACACCCTTTATGAAACAAGTAGGTTTCATgcatgtttttcttgtgtttgcatgtgtgtatataaatgattaacaaTATGGTGAACTGCACTCAAATAGCTACCATTTTATTTGATTGACCAAATACTATCAACAACCATGATCTTACTCAGCACCACCTCAAAGCAGAACCTTACTAGATATAGAACACAAAACAACCACTGTCACACAAGGATAATGAAATATAAGGTAGGTAGTTTTTTAGTTACATTATATTACAATGATTAACCATATGTTGCAAGTATTTTGCATTAGAGTATTGAATGGCCTTGCCACAAGAATATACATGTGGTTGAGGTTTTGTTGAAGAAGCATACcgtgaaaatatatttcatatgtttATTATGTCAACTAAACCAAAGTAACTTCTTATTTCAATTAGGCCCCAAAGGTGTCATTCAAAAAAACAATTGGCTCCATCAGTGTGTCTGGACACAAATTCATGGGTTGTCCTATGCCTTGTGGTGTTGTCATCACTAGGTTGGAACATGCTAAAGTTCTATCAACAGATGTTGAGTACATAGCTTCTAGGGACTCAACTATCACTGGAAGCCGAAATGGTCATGCTCCAATCTTCCTCTGGTACACATTAAACAAAAAAGGGTACAAAGGAATTTTGAAAGAAGTACAAATGTGTTTGGGAAATGCAcgatatctcgaggtattaCTGAAGCAAGTTGGTATAAGTGCATCTTGTGCTACAACAAGTAACATTGTGGTGTTCGAAAGGCCAAAGGATGAAAAATTTGTGTGTAGGTGGCAACTTGCTTGTGAGGGAAATTTAGCACATATTGTCGTGATGCCAAATGTCACTTTTGAAAAGATCATAGTTTTTGTTGAAGAGTTTGCtaagaagagaagagattGGTATCAAGACAAGGGATTTAACATTCCATGCCTTGCGGTCGACATTGGCAAGGAAAATTGTTATTGCAACCTGCATGCGAAAAAGTTAAGAATTCATAAAATGTGAGGTCAAAGTGTGGCAAGTATATGGGTTGTTGCATATTCATTGTaacattattgttttttttctaaagtgtAACCTTATGATAAATATTACAAATGTAGCTCGTTTTCCATTTTCTCTAAgcattaagaaaaataatttcttttttgaaggaaattaaAATCTTTTCTGATCCATCACCAACACGGTACATCACTTTTCAAGATATGAAAAGGAGCACAGCTGACAATCATATTAAATGAGTTTCTTGCCAGAAAGATTTAGGAAGTTCTATCCAACAATGTTTGTCCTAGTAAGGTTGtatccaaataaaaagaaacatcCCTTGCTTCTTCATTAAATTATCATAACAATATCTCTTATAATAG
It encodes the following:
- the LOC102707430 gene encoding serine decarboxylase 2, coding for MVLLNTEEVCCNDHQVDVVAAACDMLGEKQLVRQVILEGLEIEEPPVDETEVAEKKAGIARLMAGYVQHLQHRSAFHLGYPLNLDYDFSPLAPFLNFSLNNAGDPFCKVNSSVHSRQFEVAVLHWFADFWEVQRDEYWGYITSGGTEGNLYGLLLGRELFPDGILYASYDSHYSVFKAAKMYRVKCIRIATTVSGEMNYADLKSRLLQNTNSPAIINANIGTTFKGAVDDIDQIISTLEKCGFQNRYYIHCDGALSGMMTPFMKQAPKVSFKKTIGSISVSGHKFMGCPMPCGVVITRLEHAKVLSTDVEYIASRDSTITGSRNGHAPIFLWYTLNKKGYKGILKEVQMCLGNARYLEVLLKQVGISASCATTSNIVVFERPKDEKFVCRWQLACEGNLAHIVVMPNVTFEKIIVFVEEFAKKRRDWYQDKGFNIPCLAVDIGKENCYCNLHAKKLRIHKM